A stretch of Acropora muricata isolate sample 2 chromosome 7, ASM3666990v1, whole genome shotgun sequence DNA encodes these proteins:
- the LOC136923612 gene encoding G-protein coupled receptor 52-like isoform X2 produces MQRSFEKQICLGSGIAYLILLFTISLPNGFVLFVLLKNPLRFPRRSFTVFLAFICATDLFVGLVVSSSKVLTRFLCAFGDRGLPQEGDVVRVLSYIGINCSILLVTAMSIDRFIAVVFPHTYRQKLKPKTVVVVNLCIVIFSSIFASIQLSDISLHLYLTIDLHLHTTFPVCTTSMAYLGIFFFLKRESRIVLQKQTTVPMVSSQTDSRQEREDNLERKIFTTSFLIVLFLILSLIPYFVMIIIEIRCKSCSGQDWFLALKESSIVFLHLNSVFNPFLSSFRINELKRSCAIVLGLNETSPN; encoded by the coding sequence aTGCAACGTAGTTTTGAAAAGCAGATCTGCCTAGGAAGTGGAATAGCATATCTCATATTGCTGTTTACGATCTCGCTACCcaatggttttgttttgttcgtgTTGCTGAAGAATCCCTTGCGATTCCCCAGAAGAAGCTTCACCGTGTTTTTAGCTTTTATTTGTGCGACGGATCTCTTTGTTGGTCTTGTAGTCTCCTCTAGTAAAGTCCTGACGCGGTTTTTATGCGCGTTTGGAGATCGGGGGCTTCCTCAAGAAGGTGACGTTGTGCGGGTTCTTAGTTACATCGGTATAAACTGCTCCATCTTGTTAGTGACGGCAATGTCAATCGATCGCTTCATAGCTGTTGTGTTTCCACACACGTATCGTCAAAAGTTGAAGCCGAAGACAGTGGTCGTTGTTAACCTATGTATTGTCATTTTCTCATCCATTTTCGCCTCGATCCAACTTTCCGACATTTCATTACATTTGTACCTCACAATTGACCTGCATTTGCACACGACGTTTCCTGTTTGCACGACTTCAATGGCGTATCTCgggatatttttctttttaaaaagagaatCAAGAATTGTTCTACAAAAACAGACAACCGTGCCAATGGTCTCTTCGCAAACTGACAGCCGACAAGAAAGGGAGGACAATttggaaagaaagattttcaCGACTTCATTTTTGATTGTACTGTTTCTGATTCTTTCGCTCATTCCATATTTTGTGATGATCATTATCGAGATTCGTTGCAAAAGCTGCTCAGGACAAGATTGGTTTTTAGCTTTGAAGGAATCGAGTATCGTATTTCTGCATTTAAACTCCGTCTTTAATCCATTCTTGTCGTCATTTCGCATCAACGAATTGAAGAGGTCTTGTGCGATTGTGCTTGGGTTGAACGAAACAAGTCCAAATTGA
- the LOC136923612 gene encoding melanocyte-stimulating hormone receptor-like isoform X1 gives MERNFEEKLCLGGAIAHLILLFMISVPNGFVLFVLLKNPLRCPRRSFTVFLAFICATDLFVGLVVSSGEALTRFLCAFVDRGLPQEGDIMRVLSYIGVNSSILLVTALSIDRFIAVVFPHTYRQKWKPKTVVVVNLCIVIFSSIFASIQLSDISLHLYLTIDLHLHTTFPLCTTSMAYLAIFLFLKKQSRIVRQKQITVPMGSSLNERRQEREGKMERKFATTSFLILLFLILSLIPYFTIATVEIHCESCPKQHWFLAVKESCIVFLFLNSVINPFLASFRISELKRSCAIVLGLQRQVIETTSSHFLSSATRCEMRDTANHTTGCCLENVKNDHLRPTS, from the coding sequence ATGGAACGTAATTTTGAGGAAAAGCTCTGCTTAGGAGGTGCAATTGCACATCTGATCTTGCTGTTTATGATTTCGGTTCCCAATGGTTTTGTCTTGTTCGTACTGCTGAAGAATCCCTTGCGATGCCCCAGAAGAAGCTTTACCGTGTTTTTAGCGTTCATCTGTGCAACGGATCTTTTTGTTGGTCTTGTAGTCTCCTCTGGTGAAGCCCTAACGCGGTTTTTATGTGCCTTTGTAGATCGGGGGCTTCCTCAAGAAGGTGACATTATGCGGGTTCTCAGCTACATCGGTGTAAACAGCTCCATCTTGTTAGTAACCGCATTGTCAATTGATCGTTTCATAGCTGTTGTGTTTCCACACACGTATCGTCAAAAGTGGAAGCCCAAGACAGTGGTCGTTGTTAACCTATGTATTGTCATTTTCTCATCCATCTTCGCCTCGATCCAACTTTCCGACATTTCATTACATTTGTACCTCACAATTGACCTGCATTTGCACACGACGTTTCCTCTTTGCACGACTTCAATGGCGTATCTCGCGATATTTCTGTTTTTGAAGAAACAATCAAGAATTGTGCGCCAAAAACAGATAACTGTGCCAATGGGCTCTTCACTTAACGAGAGGCGACAAGAGAGGGAAGGCAAAATGGAGAGGAAGTTTGCCACGACTTCATTTCTCATTTTACTGTTTCTAATTCTTTCGCTCATTCCATATTTTACTATAGCCACTGTCGAAATTCATTGCGAAAGCTGCCCAAAACAACATTGGTTTTTAGCTGTGAAAGAATCATGTATCGTATTTCTGTTTTTGAACTCCGTCATTAATCCATTCTTGGCGTCATTTCGCATCAGCGAATTGAAGAGGTCTTGTGCGATCGTGCTTGGGTTGCAAAGACAAGTTATTGAGACAACTTCAAGTCATTTCCTGTCCTCGGCAACGCGCTGTGAAATGCGCGACACGGCAAATCACACTACTGGCTGTTGTCTTGAAAACGTGAAAAATGATCACCTTAGACCAACCAGTTGA